The Oncorhynchus tshawytscha isolate Ot180627B linkage group LG16, Otsh_v2.0, whole genome shotgun sequence nucleotide sequence gtatagccaattgtaaTTTGAGGTCTGttatattttataatttaatttaggataccatcaaacccacaggcctttttggattggagtgtttgtattttgtcctgtagttcattctctctctctccctctctttctccctctctctctctctccctctctctctctttctccctctctctctctctccctctctctctccccctctctctctctctctcctctctctccctctctctctctctctctctctctctctctctttctccctctctctctctctctctcctctctttctccctctctctccctctctctctctctctctctctccctctctctctctccctctctctctctctctctctctctctctctctctctctctctctctccccccccctcattctctctctctctctcaattaaattgcAGTTAAATTGATGGGCTTATTGGCATTTGGTAAAAATAGgtttacatttccaaagcaagtgaaatagataataaacaaaagtgaaataaacaaaaaaagagtacattaaacattacactcacaaaagttccaaaagttaaagacattttctctttctctctctttcctcgtctCCCTCAATCTCTTATCTTTTTTATCTGTGTGCTTGTTATTCTTAAACTATTCTCTGGTTAACGctaactctgtctctgtgtgtaggatGAAGGAGAGGGACAAAAAGCAAGCAGTTCAAATGAtggaggatgagaaagagaggaaagttCTGCAGGTACTATAATGACTTGGATTTATTTAGTGCTTTTCTAAGTGTTTTTCACTACCAACGTGTAGTGTCTTACCTGGGTGAAGTatagcagccattttgtgccCAAACCCTAACCACACATCATGTCTGATCCCAAACTCCTCAtccacctcttcttcctctccccctgtgtcttCCTCAGCTCAAGCTGGAGCAGACCGAGGGGGAACTGCGGAGCCTGTCTGCTGAGTTCCAGGGTCTGAGGAGCTCCAtggcccagagagacacacatgccCTGCAGCTACGGGATACCATcaccaccctcacacacagactcaaCATGGCACAGAGGAAAGAGGTGAGTCTGGCACCACccttacacaccatcaccaccctcacacacagactcaaCATGGCACAGAGGAAAGAGGTGAGCCTGGCACCACccttacacaccatcaccaccctcacacacagactcaaCATGGCACAGAGGAAAGAGGTGGCAGCCTGGCACCACccttacacaccatcaccaccctcacacacagactcaaCATGGCACAGAGGAAAGAGGTGAGCCTGGCACCACCCACCACcctcacacaccatcaccaccctcacacacagactcaaCATGGCACAGAGGAAAGAGGTGAGCCTGGCACCACccttacacaccatcaccaccctcacacacagactcaaCATGGCACAGAGGAAAGAGGTGAGCCTGGCACCACccttacacaccatcaccaccctcacacacagactcaaCATGGCACAGAGGAAAGAGGTGAGCCTGGCACCACccttacacaccatcaccaccctcacacacagactcaaCATGGCACAGAGGAAAGAGGTGAGCCTGGCACCACccttacacaccatcaccaccctcacacacagactcaaCATGGCACAGAGGAAAGAGGTGAGCCTGGCACCACCACTCAACATGGCACAGAGGAAGAGGTGAGCCTggcacacaccatcaccaccctcacacacagactcaaCATGGCACAGAGGAAAGAGGTGAGCCtggcaccaccaccatcaccaccctcacacacagactcaaCATGGCATGGCACCACccttacacaccatcaccaccctcacacacagactcaaCATGGCACAGAGGAAAGAGGTGAGCCTGGCACCACccttacacaccatcaccaccctcacacacagactcaacatggcacagaggaaagaggagcctGGCAGCCAACATGGCACCCTGGCACCACCCttacaccatcaccaccctcacacacagactcaaCATGGCACAGAGGAAAGAGGTGAGCCTGGCACCACccttacacaccatcaccaccctcaCCACAGACTCAACATGGCACCACCACCCTCACACCATCACCAcccacagactcacacacagactcaacATGGCACAGAGGAAAGAGGTGAGCCTGGCACCACccttacacaccatcaccaccctcacacacagactcaaCATGGCACAGAGGAAAGAGGTGAGCCTGGCACCACccttacacaccatcaccaccctcacacacagactcaaCATGGCACAGAGGAAAGAGGTGAGCCTGGCACCACCCTTcaccaccctcacacacagactcaaCATGGCACATCACCACCCCATcaccaccctcacacacagactcaccacaccctcacacacagactcaaCATGGCACAGAGGAAAGAGGTGAGCCTGGCACCACccttacacaccatcaccaccctcacacacagactcaaCATGGCACAGAGGAAAGAGGTGAGCCTGGCACcacccacaccatcaccaccctacacaccatcaccaccctcaCACCCTCACAGACTCAACATGGCACAGAGGAAAGAGGTGAGCCTGGCACCACccttacacaccatcaccaccctcacacacagactcaaCATGGCACAGAGGAAAGAGGTGAGCCTGGCACCACccttacacaccatcaccaccctcacacacagactcaaCATGGCACAGAGGAAAGAGGTGAGCCTGGCACCACccttacacaccatcaccaccctcacacacagactcaaCATGGCACAGAGGAAAGAGGTGAGCCTGGCACCACccttacacaccatcaccaccctcacacacagactcaaCATGGCACAGAGGAAAGAGGTGAGCCTGGCACCACccttacacaccatcaccaccctcacacacagactcaaCATGGCACAGAGGAAAGAGGTGAGCCTGGCACCACCTGGCACAGAGGAAAGAGGTGAGCCTGGCACCACccttacacaccatcaccaccctcaCCTCAACATGGCACACCTGGCACCCATCACCACCCTCACACACAGGCTGAATACAGCACAGAGCAAACAGGCGAGACTGGCACCACccttacacaccatcaccaccctcaCACACAGGCTGAATACAGCACAGAGAAAACAGGCGAGACTGGCACCACccttacacaccatcaccaccctcaCACACAGGCTGAATACAGCACAGAGCAAACAGGCGAGACTGGCACCACccttacacaccatcaccaccctcaCACACAGGCTGAATACAGCACAGAGCAAACAGGCGAGACTGGCACCACCCAGAGAGGGATAAGTCCAGTTAATAAGAGGATGTAAGGGATTGGGAGGGGAAAGAACAGAAGACAATGCAACAGGAACATGGCAGTACACATTGCTGTCCCTTGTCCTTACCAGTCATCTAATACAAACACTGCTGTTGAGTTTATTTTAACCAACATTGCAAACTTTGCTGGTTAGAAGAATAGGGATGGGAAGTTGGATAGGGAGTGGTGAGGGTGATTAAAGACAATGCAACAGGAAAGTACCCAATGTCCCATGGCCTCACCAGTCATCTAACAAAACCATGTTATTGTTGTTGAACTGTCATGGCATCCcactctcaccctcctctcatcTTTCCTATCAGGCGGAGAGCGAGGCCTCCCTGGCTGAGATGTGGGGCCTGCGGGAGCGTCAGGGGGCCAGCGAGCGTGGTGCAGAGGGCCTGAAGGAAGAGCTGTGTGCTCTAGTGGCCCAGAGGGACCAGGGCCAGACAGAGCTgcaccaggccaggctccaggcGGCACAGCTCACCCTGCAGCTAGCTGACGCCAACCTGACTctgagggagggcagagcacacTGGGCCCAGGAGAGACAGAGCCTGCAGCGTACCACTTCGGTAGGATACACCACCGCAGACAGTAATAATCATGGATGGACCTAATCATATGAATTGGATTACTCAAGTAGTCATTTTGAATGCAAGTAGCAGAATGTCTTAGCAGCAAAATAACATATCAACATTCTTTTGACTGTGTGGTAGcctagcagcaggtagcctagtggttaagtcgaccccctactttttcgaacattctgttaaaaatcgcgcaacatttcggcgtcctgctactcatgccaggaatatagtatatgcatatgattagtatgtgtggatagaaaacactctcacgtttctaaaactggttaaatcaccgctgtgactataacagagcgtctgtttcatcgaaaagcgcaagaaaaactgatcactgaaaactgaaaaaaatatccatgcgccacttgcatgtattgtttaaggggcacgaattcttttgtttacgtcgccttcaggtatttcggggtgttgcatgctatcagataatagcttctcatgctttcgccgaaaagcattttaataatctgacttgttggctagattcacaacgagtgtagctttaattcattaccctgcatgtgtgttttaatgaacgtttgagttttaacgagtgctattagcatttggcgtagcgcatttgcatttgctgatggctagatgggaCGATTGCGTCTTGGGTCGACGCAAGAGGtattaagagtgttgggccagctaCCGAAATGTCGCTGGTTTGAATTCCTGAGcctactaggtgaaaaatctgtcgatgtgcccttgagcaaggcacttaaaccctaGTTagtcctgtaagtcgctctggataagagcatatgctaaatgactaaatgttaACGGTCTGTTTCTCACCCTGGCAGAAGGACAGAGAGCGTCTGGAGAAGCTGATTGGAGAGATGCAGTGGATTGAGGAGAAGCttcaggaggagaggatggagagaaagaaggtGGAAGTGGAGCTGGGAAGAGAGAAGGACTGTAACCGGGTAAAGAGCAACACCTACTCTACCACATGGAAATCAACATTTACAGATATGACTGGATACACCAACAAACTTGGAAATCAAAATCAACTCTCtatacacaccagtggaggctgctgaggggaggacggctcataatactGGCCGAAATTGAGTAaatggaatgatatcaaacacatgaaacacCTAAAaacgtgtttgataccattccattgactccattccggacattattatgagctatcctcccatcagcagcctccactgatactgAAATGTGTCCTCTATAGTACTTGCAGCTCCaagattgtgggtttgattccgaTAAAATACTTTATTTTGGGTTATTATATATTTCTGTCAACATGCTGAAACCTTCAAACTGGAAAAACTAGTCTCTTTGATTACTTATGATGTGCTGTGCTGCTGATCAGGCTGTGTATAGCAGTATATGACTCCTGCTATTGATGACTGCCCCTTGTAGGTGCAGCTGAGTGAGACACGCAGGGAGCTCCAGGAGCTGAAGGCCAGTCTGAGGGTGGcccagaaggaggaggaagagctgCTGCTGGAGAAACAGGCAGGACCCCTTCTCTACACCTGTCCAACACTTCAACCACCATTTCCCTTTCCCACTGTCCACATACATTCACATTTCTGAATCAACTGCTATCCCCTACCCACTACTCCAGACGCTCTCTGTCCTTCTGCCATGGGGAGGGAGACACGCgcccatacacacgcacgcacacacacgcacttacacgcacacacacacagagagataataATTCCTGTGTCTAGAGGTGTAGAGGCTAGGGGTTATGTTGGGATAACAgttgtgtgtgtagatgagtgtctgacaggtctctgctctcctctgtacaGGACCTGATGGAGTACATGCGTCAGGTGGAACAGAGGATGGAGGCTGTGGCAGATGCCAAGTGGAGCGCTGCAGTGTTCGCCCCCACCAGTGAGCGGACACACCCACACTAAAACATTGTGGACCCGCCCTAACACTGAGCTGTATGTACAGCACTACAGCAGTGCTCATTTGATCTGTGGGCTGTCACAACAAGAGATTCTATTTCTACACCAAATAGAATCTGAGATTAATTCAACCTATCATGAGGTAGATACGGAGACTAGAGCCAGGAGTTTTTCCCCTCCAGGGAGAACTCCTGACCCTTGCCGTGCTCTGTTGATCACTTAACACTGTTGTTTTCCACTCTGTGTGTCTGACAGGTCTCCCTGACAGttctctgtctgactctgagGATGAAAACCCTGAGGCCCTGCAGCCCCCCCGCCAGAACTCTCTGTCCTCCCGCCCTCTGGCCCACTACAGCCTGTGTGACCCCCAGGCCCAGCCTGACTCCATGCTTCCCTCcacccccccttcctcccccaggGATATGTCACGGCCCCTCTCCCGAGGGGGCGTAGTCATCAGCCAGCCCGCCCCCCTTTCGTTGCCAAGGCAATCAGAAGATACCCTGACACACAGCTCTGAGTCGGTAAGAGACGGTATCAGATGCTCTTacacgcgcacacatacacacacacaaacacacacacacacacacacacactcattctggACTCATATCCTGTACAGTTAGCCTGGCTGTTTCCTTAGGCTTATAGCCTGGTGATAACATGACTTATCTTCGTTTGACTGTGACTCATTTGGTTTAGTTGTTATCATGTGAAGGTAATTAGGCCTGCCTGTGCACTATTGCATTATTGTACTATTACACTATTATGGCTTATAGCACTATTATGGCTTATTACACTATTGTGGCTTATTATACTATTATATACTATTATACTATTATGGCTTATTACACTATTATAGCTTATTACATTGACTTATTGCACTATTATGGCCTATTGCACTAAAGCTTATTACACTATAATGACTTATTACACTATTATGGCTTATTACACTATTGTGGTTTATTACACTATTGTGGTTTATTACACTATTGTGGCTTATTACACTATAGTGACTTATTACACTATTGTGGCTTATTACACTATTGTGGCTTATTACACTATTGTGGCTTATTACACTATTGTGGCTTATTACACTATTGTGGTTTATTACACTATTGTGGTTTATTACACTATTGTGGCTTATTACACTATAATGACTTATTACACTATTGTGGCTTATTACACTATTGTGGCTTATTACACTATTATGGCTTATTGCTGGACATGTATATGATTATTACATGTGTgcctcgctgctctctctctatttgtgcgtgtgtgtatttgtgtgtgtatttgtgtgtgtgtgtgtgtgtatttgtgtgtgtgtgcaggaggaggagggtgacaCAGCCCTATGTGGAGGACACAGCTCTGGAGACGAGACAGCTCTGCTGCTGCCTGAGACCACTgtcctcaggtaacacacacacacacacacacacagtcctgtcattccaccccccccacacacacacagtcctgtcaTTCTCCCACCCACACAGTCCTGTCATTCTCCCCCCCACGCACACACAGTCCTGTCattctcatcacacacacacacacccactgtactgtcattctccacacacacacacacacacacacagggatggtATTTACGATGATAGGCTGAGTATGGCTCGCAGAGATGGAAGTTTTCAATATCAGGTCGTAAAAGAAGTTGaatgagggtgaggaggaggaggagaaagagatggtgtAAGACAGTGTAAGGCACAGTGAGTGACgcaaggagggagtgagggaggggataAGGGAGAACAAGGGGACAGATTCGTTGACAGCAGGCTGTAGCAATGATTTGTCTACAGGCTAGTACCGCAGTCACGGGCCAATTTTCAGCATCATTAAAGCACTCTCCCACGCTTTCCCTctatatttctccctccctccatctctcacctctttcttttCATATTACATTCCTTTTCTACAGTTCTGCTGTGCCTTGACTCCACTACACATTTCGCAATTGTGACGATAAAGATAaagatttgattgattgattgttcacCACCTTTCCTTTCTTGGTTGTTCCCTGTCATCCAGTGACCTGGCTGATACCTCTCAGTGGTAGAATGGCGATGCAGGATCAGATCTACACCAGCACTGGCTGTTTGGCCATTACTTTAACTTGCCATTCAGCACACAAGCACATACACTACAACTCACCTCTACTCTTGACAAACTATGTTAATATGCAATTTGCTTTTACATTTTATATGAACTCTTTCTTTGACGTATGACTATAAGGCTGTTGTGTTGCCCCCATTATACTTAACCTGGTCTTAAGAATGACATAATACCTGTCATAATAGCTGAAATCGTAGTTACGACCTGACATAGGACTGTTATAAAGCgtaaaacatttgacattttaaaggGTTAATTCGATTTGAAATAGTAATGTTTTATAACAGGGTTATTTCAGTTGCAGGAGGAGTTGATGTTGTGAGCTTTATGGATTGTGTCACTTTATGAGGCATCATGACAGGTCACTAATTAACATAAGTCAGTTATTGAAGGCTCCCTCTCTGATTTCAGTCGAGCCAGaaagaaatactgtagaattgtTTCAACGTTTCGTCTCCTAGAAAAGAACGATGAAAAACATTGCATTTATTTGTTACAGTATATTCA carries:
- the LOC112235472 gene encoding calcium-binding and coiled-coil domain-containing protein 1-like isoform X1, translated to MEKAWRVEFRNVGSSYFPQSRVECHYSVSSQHTWARHDWVGLFKVGWSSVKDYHTFVWALAPAGYQEGTDVNCCVHFQASYLPKPSSQQYQFVYVDGKGEVCSASPQFTFSAPKPLEDLVTLEEGAHGEEGGTDMLLVVPRAELLQSRLQECLRERAELIHAREGAERMKQREKEKYGKAREAWDRGREQLERNISELKEELQESRDRMEEMERRQEQVEASGEALAQEKSSILAKKAANKQRIRELEDDIKALTLKAVERETELERMKERDKKQAVQMMEDEKERKVLQLKLEQTEGELRSLSAEFQGLRSSMAQRDTHALQLRDTITTLTHRLNMAQRKEAESEASLAEMWGLRERQGASERGAEGLKEELCALVAQRDQGQTELHQARLQAAQLTLQLADANLTLREGRAHWAQERQSLQRTTSKDRERLEKLIGEMQWIEEKLQEERMERKKVEVELGREKDCNRVQLSETRRELQELKASLRVAQKEEEELLLEKQDLMEYMRQVEQRMEAVADAKWSAAVFAPTSLPDSSLSDSEDENPEALQPPRQNSLSSRPLAHYSLCDPQAQPDSMLPSTPPSSPRDMSRPLSRGGVVISQPAPLSLPRQSEDTLTHSSESEEEGDTALCGGHSSGDETALLLPETTVLSDLADTSQW
- the LOC112235472 gene encoding calcium-binding and coiled-coil domain-containing protein 1-like isoform X2 — protein: MEKAWRVEFRNVGSSYFPQSRVECHYSVSSQHTWARHDWVGLFKVGWSSVKDYHTFVWALAPAGYQEGTDVNCCVHFQASYLPKPSSQQYQFVYVDGKGEVCSASPQFTFSAPKPLEDLVTLEEGAHGEEGGTDMLLVVPRAELLQSRLQECLRERAELIHAREGAERMKQREKEKYGKAREAWDRGREQLERNISELKEELQESRDRMEEMERRQEQVEASGEALAQEKSSILAKKAANKQRIRELEDDIKALTLKAVERETELERMKERDKKQAVQMMEDEKERKVLQLKLEQTEGELRSLSAEFQGLRSSMAQRDTHALQLRDTITTLTHRLNMAQRKEAESEASLAEMWGLRERQGASERGAEGLKEELCALVAQRDQGQTELHQARLQAAQLTLQLADANLTLREGRAHWAQERQSLQRTTSKDRERLEKLIGEMQWIEEKLQEERMERKKVEVELGREKDCNRVQLSETRRELQELKASLRVAQKEEEELLLEKQDLMEYMRQVEQRMEAVADAKWSAAVFAPTSERTHPH